The following proteins come from a genomic window of uncultured Fibrobacter sp.:
- a CDS encoding gamma carbonic anhydrase family protein: MSSLIEFKGKKPVLGERVFIAEGAKVIGDVEIGDDSSVFYNTVIRADLAEIRIGKRTNIQDNVTIHLSTGVGVHVGDDVTVGHNAILHACDVDDHVLIGMGAILMDGVHIKSNSVVAAGAVVTQNKEFPERSLIVGAPAHVVRELTEDEIRKFHENAEHYLVIKEELRNS, encoded by the coding sequence ATGTCTTCTTTAATTGAATTCAAGGGTAAAAAGCCCGTTCTCGGCGAACGCGTGTTTATCGCGGAAGGCGCCAAAGTCATTGGCGATGTAGAAATTGGCGACGATTCGTCTGTTTTTTACAATACGGTTATCCGTGCAGACCTCGCCGAAATTCGCATTGGCAAGCGTACCAATATTCAAGACAATGTAACCATACACCTTTCGACTGGAGTCGGCGTGCATGTGGGCGACGACGTGACCGTGGGCCATAATGCCATTTTGCATGCTTGCGATGTTGACGACCACGTGTTGATTGGCATGGGTGCAATCCTCATGGACGGCGTACACATCAAGTCGAACAGCGTGGTGGCTGCCGGTGCCGTGGTGACGCAAAACAAGGAATTCCCGGAACGCAGCTTGATTGTGGGTGCTCCGGCCCATGTGGTGCGTGAACTGACCGAAGACGAAATCCGCAAATTCCACGAAAATGCGGAACATTATTTGGTCATTAAAGAAGAGTTGAGAAACTCTTAA
- a CDS encoding diacylglycerol kinase family protein encodes MYKFVFLINPISGGGQGKVIHQYLPEIMSSLNYTEDQWKAEFTNIDGLDNQIRDALANTEKLVAVGGDGTVSSVLSVMVSSEYAKSVKIGLIPLGTGNDLARVLNLYKPYVDKGLLFLVRRLLQAKARPFDIWKVNGKLAFANYFSGGIDARIAHDFNRARANGEFNSNSVLVNKLHYVKSFFADRSYQLKKGKLSFVDAEGRSWQKILDGHRTVIVGNIPSFASGANPFYKSDMADGLLEIVCVPNMFRFLLAIAVGNLPVIGNLVKKYFIKTRKAKSLKLEFAEDEFLQLDGEDLSGKLGGHVDIDFACKVQIMALGE; translated from the coding sequence ATGTATAAGTTTGTCTTTCTCATTAATCCGATTAGTGGCGGCGGCCAGGGCAAGGTGATTCATCAGTATTTGCCCGAAATCATGTCTTCCTTGAATTATACGGAAGACCAATGGAAGGCCGAATTTACCAATATCGATGGGTTAGACAATCAGATCAGGGATGCTCTTGCCAATACAGAAAAACTGGTGGCCGTCGGTGGCGATGGCACCGTGTCTTCTGTCCTTTCGGTCATGGTCTCTTCGGAATACGCGAAGTCCGTGAAAATCGGCCTGATTCCGCTGGGTACTGGCAACGACCTTGCGCGCGTGCTGAACCTTTACAAGCCCTATGTAGACAAGGGACTCTTGTTCCTGGTGCGTCGCTTGCTGCAAGCCAAGGCGCGCCCCTTCGATATTTGGAAGGTGAACGGGAAACTTGCCTTTGCGAACTATTTTTCGGGCGGTATCGATGCCCGAATCGCTCACGATTTTAACCGCGCCCGCGCCAACGGCGAATTCAATTCGAATTCCGTGCTGGTGAACAAACTGCATTACGTGAAGAGTTTCTTTGCGGACCGCTCTTACCAGCTTAAAAAGGGTAAGCTTTCGTTTGTAGATGCCGAGGGCCGCAGCTGGCAAAAAATTCTGGACGGCCATCGCACCGTGATTGTGGGCAACATTCCGAGCTTTGCGAGCGGAGCTAATCCCTTCTACAAGTCCGACATGGCAGACGGCCTGCTCGAAATCGTATGCGTGCCGAACATGTTCAGGTTCTTGCTGGCCATTGCGGTCGGAAACTTGCCTGTAATCGGGAATTTAGTCAAGAAGTATTTTATCAAGACCCGCAAGGCCAAGTCCCTTAAGCTGGAATTTGCCGAAGACGAATTCTTGCAGCTCGACGGCGAAGACCTGAGCGGTAAACTCGGCGGCCATGTAGACATTGACTTTGCCTGCAAGGTGCAGATTATGGCGCTGGGGGAATAA
- a CDS encoding UDP-3-O-(3-hydroxymyristoyl)glucosamine N-acyltransferase, whose amino-acid sequence MFSVRASDIVDYLQNISQIECRVLRESSEVTLTGFAALTQARENDVSFWVGRVESVTHANGPSNDDLKKTAAGLLFVPSAAAQSGEVSFAEIFPNAKNIVAVKEPYHAMVKFSEHFEGNGFTDNMESGVHFDRDYMGVGYGEAGPWIHPSAVVEGFVDEGCFVGPGCVVMRGASVGRGCRLESNVTIYPNVIVGEGCIFQAGVVVGSRGFGFYEHEGERRMVPHFAGVRIGNRCSFGANTVVAAGFISPTTIGDNCHLDSMVQIAHNCVLGNNIYMASQTALGGTTILEDGVQFAGGAKAAGHLTVGKNAIVTAKAGVTKSVPAGKTVAGFPAIDIDIWRRQMVELRVMAKKSKNVK is encoded by the coding sequence ATGTTCTCCGTTCGCGCCTCAGACATTGTCGATTACCTGCAAAACATATCCCAAATTGAATGTCGCGTCTTGCGCGAGTCGTCAGAGGTTACTTTGACGGGCTTTGCAGCGCTTACGCAGGCTCGAGAAAACGATGTGAGTTTCTGGGTCGGCAGGGTCGAGAGCGTGACGCATGCGAACGGTCCTTCGAACGATGATTTGAAAAAGACGGCTGCCGGCCTCCTATTCGTGCCTTCTGCTGCGGCGCAATCGGGCGAGGTTTCGTTTGCCGAGATTTTCCCGAATGCCAAGAATATTGTCGCCGTCAAAGAACCTTACCATGCCATGGTCAAGTTCTCGGAGCATTTCGAGGGCAACGGATTCACCGACAACATGGAATCGGGCGTGCATTTTGACCGCGACTACATGGGCGTAGGCTATGGTGAAGCTGGCCCCTGGATTCACCCGTCGGCGGTTGTCGAAGGCTTTGTTGACGAAGGCTGCTTTGTCGGGCCCGGCTGCGTCGTAATGCGCGGTGCAAGCGTCGGGCGAGGCTGCCGTCTGGAATCGAACGTGACCATTTACCCGAATGTAATCGTGGGCGAGGGCTGCATTTTTCAAGCGGGCGTCGTAGTCGGTAGCCGCGGCTTCGGATTCTATGAGCACGAAGGTGAACGTCGCATGGTGCCGCATTTTGCGGGTGTCCGTATCGGAAACCGCTGTAGCTTTGGTGCAAACACAGTCGTGGCGGCCGGATTCATTTCTCCGACGACTATTGGCGACAATTGCCATCTGGATTCCATGGTGCAAATCGCGCACAACTGCGTTCTTGGAAATAACATTTACATGGCCTCGCAAACGGCTCTCGGCGGCACGACGATTCTCGAAGATGGCGTGCAGTTCGCGGGCGGCGCAAAGGCGGCGGGGCACTTGACCGTGGGCAAGAATGCGATTGTGACGGCGAAAGCGGGCGTGACCAAGAGCGTGCCTGCGGGCAAGACAGTCGCTGGATTCCCGGCGATTGATATCGACATCTGGCGTCGTCAAATGGTCGAGCTCCGCGTCATGGCGAAGAAGAGTAAAAATGTGAAATGA
- a CDS encoding UDP-3-O-acyl-N-acetylglucosamine deacetylase has translation MSGILNFTSPSLSFGSTSVSVEPLEKDPQKVPFVAWYVGEKLFYRSDACHCFEELEFFAKRTAGYKLSESGLELLSPEHLAPVFLMWPHRRFNVRLSDAAKPEVPMMDGSSIPFFCEMRKFCGAPEELVFFDAPVHAEWDLPCGHVRITPAETFEVEYVLDRNTARDGYDLKSAASVSIYSPENLYQIFMARTFIHQVELERARAAGLLAGVDESCGLLLAAGDCAAQNSACSPKFRIANEPAMHKILDLIGDLSFICPALPRVRIEITNGGHVSHHQIMEKIIPYVNAGIFTQV, from the coding sequence ATGAGTGGCATTTTGAATTTTACATCCCCCAGCTTAAGCTTTGGTTCGACTTCTGTTTCTGTCGAGCCGCTGGAAAAGGACCCGCAGAAGGTTCCCTTTGTGGCTTGGTATGTGGGCGAAAAGCTTTTTTACCGCAGCGATGCGTGTCATTGTTTTGAAGAACTTGAATTTTTTGCGAAGCGTACCGCTGGCTACAAGTTGAGTGAATCTGGCTTGGAACTTTTGTCGCCGGAGCATTTGGCACCCGTGTTCCTGATGTGGCCGCACCGGCGCTTTAACGTACGACTTTCTGATGCGGCCAAGCCCGAAGTCCCGATGATGGATGGTTCGTCGATTCCGTTCTTCTGCGAAATGCGAAAATTCTGCGGAGCGCCCGAAGAGCTGGTCTTTTTCGATGCTCCTGTGCATGCCGAGTGGGACTTGCCGTGTGGACACGTCCGTATCACTCCCGCGGAAACTTTCGAAGTCGAATACGTTCTCGATCGCAATACCGCCCGCGACGGTTACGACCTCAAGTCGGCGGCCTCCGTCTCCATTTATTCGCCCGAAAACTTGTACCAAATTTTCATGGCACGCACCTTCATTCATCAGGTGGAACTGGAGCGCGCCCGTGCGGCAGGGCTCCTTGCCGGTGTCGATGAATCTTGCGGACTCCTGCTCGCAGCGGGGGATTGCGCGGCTCAAAACAGCGCCTGTTCGCCAAAATTCCGCATCGCAAACGAACCTGCGATGCATAAAATACTAGATTTGATTGGAGACCTGAGTTTTATCTGTCCGGCCCTTCCGAGGGTCAGAATCGAAATCACCAACGGTGGGCATGTGTCCCACCACCAAATCATGGAGAAAATCATTCCTTATGTCAATGCTGGAATCTTTACCCAAGTCTAA
- a CDS encoding 3-hydroxyacyl-ACP dehydratase FabZ family protein, whose product MSMLESLPKSNVDGILYDAEVVHSVLPQKAPFAFVDEILSLDAENMEIVAKWHLTGEEGFLKGHFPGNPVLPGVIQIESMAQAATLLTMIGREAETTGKRPAFMGVENCRFRAPVIPKAEIVLKAKLIMARHGIYKYSGELLTVDAEGKETLCTKADFSAAMV is encoded by the coding sequence ATGTCAATGCTGGAATCTTTACCCAAGTCTAACGTCGATGGAATCCTCTACGATGCCGAAGTCGTCCACAGCGTGCTTCCGCAGAAGGCCCCGTTTGCCTTTGTCGATGAAATCCTCTCCCTCGATGCTGAAAACATGGAAATCGTTGCCAAGTGGCACTTGACCGGTGAAGAAGGTTTTCTCAAGGGACATTTCCCGGGCAATCCGGTGCTCCCCGGCGTGATTCAGATTGAATCCATGGCCCAGGCCGCCACGCTCCTCACCATGATCGGTCGCGAAGCCGAAACCACAGGCAAGCGCCCGGCATTCATGGGGGTCGAAAACTGCCGTTTCCGCGCTCCGGTGATCCCGAAGGCCGAAATCGTTCTGAAGGCCAAGCTCATCATGGCCCGCCACGGCATTTACAAGTACAGCGGCGAACTCCTGACCGTCGATGCCGAAGGCAAGGAAACGCTCTGCACCAAGGCCGACTTCAGCGCCGCCATGGTCTAA
- a CDS encoding FISUMP domain-containing protein: MKYFAALLLSAVLFVACGDESSSSAPDPIGEISSSSNEELGSSSSVAEKNSSSSVSGKNSSSSVVESSSSDSVKTCTPDQEGLEQWYFFTKETYVCQNGVWVLQSSSEEFFSGTPCEKDEEGYTVFISQEQVKYICQNEIWIPMSSSSVVQQSSSSKYYDMSRQFNAKLSYGEFTDPRDNHVYKTIRLYDDVTDTLTFFAENLNFGKMISGGDQQGDSTKYCYDDDPWYCENGWGGLYTWATAMAFQAACDSSQTGSEKCLNTTDESRNTLVPNNSEYVVHQGICPDGWHIMNQGEWVAAINGHGAMSGSQYLSSEVWNGIMENPRGFSLLPVGLYDSVNRRFSGIMELGYYWIPREYYDEPALLGTMVHFIHNHMNMSAGSEKSDALSIRCVKDY; encoded by the coding sequence GTGAAATATTTTGCTGCGTTGTTGCTTTCTGCTGTTTTGTTCGTTGCCTGCGGCGATGAATCTAGTAGCTCCGCTCCCGATCCTATCGGTGAAATCTCGTCGAGTAGCAATGAGGAGCTCGGTTCCAGTTCCTCGGTGGCGGAGAAGAATTCTTCTAGCTCTGTAAGTGGCAAGAATAGTAGTTCGAGTGTGGTTGAGTCGAGTAGTAGTGATTCTGTTAAAACTTGTACGCCTGATCAAGAAGGTTTGGAACAATGGTATTTTTTTACTAAGGAAACTTATGTTTGTCAGAATGGTGTATGGGTTCTCCAATCGTCAAGTGAAGAATTTTTTTCTGGAACTCCGTGTGAAAAAGATGAAGAAGGGTATACTGTGTTTATCTCACAGGAACAGGTAAAATATATTTGTCAAAATGAAATTTGGATACCGATGTCTTCTAGCTCTGTTGTGCAACAATCCAGTAGTAGCAAATATTATGATATGAGCAGACAGTTTAATGCCAAACTCAGCTATGGAGAATTTACTGATCCGCGAGATAATCATGTATACAAGACAATTCGGCTATATGACGATGTTACTGATACACTCACGTTCTTTGCGGAGAATCTGAATTTTGGTAAGATGATTTCTGGTGGAGATCAACAAGGTGATTCAACTAAATATTGTTACGATGATGATCCTTGGTATTGTGAAAATGGGTGGGGAGGGCTTTATACCTGGGCCACCGCTATGGCTTTCCAAGCGGCTTGTGATTCTTCTCAAACGGGAAGTGAAAAATGCCTGAATACGACGGATGAGTCTAGGAATACTCTTGTACCAAATAATTCGGAGTACGTTGTACATCAGGGAATTTGCCCAGATGGCTGGCACATTATGAATCAGGGGGAGTGGGTGGCTGCCATTAATGGACATGGGGCGATGAGTGGTAGTCAGTATCTTAGTTCGGAGGTCTGGAATGGAATTATGGAAAATCCGAGAGGCTTTTCTCTTTTGCCTGTAGGTTTGTATGATTCTGTGAATCGCAGGTTTAGTGGAATTATGGAGCTGGGATATTATTGGATTCCTAGAGAATATTACGACGAACCTGCTTTATTGGGAACTATGGTACATTTTATACATAATCATATGAACATGTCTGCAGGATCAGAAAAGAGTGATGCTCTTTCTATCCGTTGCGTAAAGGATTACTAA
- a CDS encoding L-threonylcarbamoyladenylate synthase, whose translation MRFEVHPVNPQARIVKLAAAALEDDGLVLYPTESGYAIGCNAESPKAIHKLYALKKPMKKFFMALIIPDIRKATDYARVDNFAFNIMKPRVPGPYTFILPADPHIARRLDVKRPEIGVRMPTHPFFKELFQHFDKPILSTAAKLTEEDMYEPDDIWKTFEHSVDMMVDCGPIEINPTNIISLIGDQVEVIRGDLLDP comes from the coding sequence ATGCGTTTTGAAGTTCACCCAGTAAATCCGCAAGCGAGAATCGTGAAGCTTGCCGCAGCCGCCCTCGAAGACGACGGTCTTGTTCTCTACCCCACTGAATCTGGTTACGCGATTGGCTGCAACGCCGAATCGCCCAAGGCAATCCACAAGCTTTACGCCCTCAAGAAGCCGATGAAGAAATTCTTCATGGCGCTCATCATTCCGGATATTCGCAAGGCGACCGATTACGCCCGTGTAGACAACTTTGCATTCAACATCATGAAGCCGCGCGTGCCCGGGCCGTACACGTTTATTTTGCCCGCCGACCCGCACATCGCCCGCCGCCTGGACGTCAAGCGCCCCGAAATTGGCGTGAGGATGCCGACGCACCCGTTCTTCAAGGAACTTTTCCAGCATTTTGACAAGCCGATTCTGAGCACGGCAGCCAAGCTCACCGAAGAAGACATGTACGAGCCGGACGATATCTGGAAGACTTTCGAGCATTCCGTTGACATGATGGTCGACTGCGGCCCCATCGAAATCAATCCGACCAACATCATCAGTTTGATTGGGGATCAGGTCGAAGTCATCCGCGGCGATTTGCTAGATCCGTAA
- the gatB gene encoding Asp-tRNA(Asn)/Glu-tRNA(Gln) amidotransferase subunit GatB encodes MSNYCPVIGLEIHCQLATKTKMFCGCEIEVNTTPNKHVCPVCLGMPGAMPVPNKKAVEYAIRLGLALNCEIDLNAMWTRKNYFYPDLPKGYQITQTGGLPVYDHPICKNGWLEIVKEDGTKKRVGITRIHMEEDAGKLIHDMSPTDSHFDANRCGTPLCEIVTEPDIRSPEEAVLVLKKIKQTLEYTRVSNANMENGNMRCDGNISLRASEDAPFGIRAEIKNLNSFTNLEKALYCEMNLQASTLDAGKEVEQCTKRYDPNADKTIVIRSKEDAHDYKYFPEPDMVRLVTDPAFVEEIRRTLPELPDARRKRFMDDFGVSEYDAMVLTEDRDVSEWYDTAAKNCKNGKVLANWVITELLAKVKELEGGLSALKIKPEDLCKLVNLIADNTINGKIAKTVFAEMFETGKDPEAIVKEKGLVQVTDTGAIEEVVRAVCAENAAQFAEFKAGKVALKGFLVGMTMRKSGGKANPGLVNQILDKLAKE; translated from the coding sequence ATGTCCAATTATTGTCCTGTTATCGGTCTTGAAATCCATTGTCAGCTCGCGACTAAAACCAAGATGTTCTGCGGCTGCGAAATCGAAGTGAATACGACCCCGAACAAGCACGTTTGTCCCGTTTGCCTCGGTATGCCGGGTGCCATGCCCGTGCCGAACAAGAAGGCGGTGGAATACGCCATTCGCTTAGGCCTTGCGCTGAACTGCGAAATCGACCTGAACGCGATGTGGACCCGCAAGAACTACTTCTACCCGGACCTGCCGAAGGGCTACCAGATTACCCAGACGGGCGGACTTCCGGTGTACGACCACCCGATCTGCAAGAACGGCTGGCTCGAAATCGTCAAGGAAGACGGCACCAAGAAGCGCGTGGGCATTACCCGTATCCACATGGAAGAAGACGCCGGTAAGCTCATTCACGACATGAGTCCGACTGATTCCCATTTTGACGCGAACCGCTGCGGCACTCCGCTCTGCGAAATCGTGACCGAACCGGATATCCGTAGCCCGGAAGAAGCCGTGCTCGTTTTGAAGAAAATCAAGCAGACGCTGGAATACACCCGCGTTTCGAACGCCAACATGGAAAACGGCAACATGCGCTGCGACGGCAACATTTCTCTCCGCGCCAGCGAAGACGCTCCGTTCGGTATCCGCGCCGAAATCAAGAACTTGAACAGCTTTACGAACCTCGAAAAGGCTCTCTACTGCGAAATGAACCTGCAGGCCTCGACGCTCGATGCCGGCAAGGAAGTGGAACAGTGCACCAAGCGTTACGACCCCAACGCGGACAAGACCATCGTCATCCGCAGCAAGGAAGACGCCCACGACTACAAGTACTTCCCGGAACCGGACATGGTCCGCCTCGTGACCGACCCGGCCTTTGTGGAAGAAATCCGCCGCACGCTTCCGGAACTGCCGGATGCCCGCCGCAAGCGCTTCATGGACGACTTCGGTGTTTCCGAATACGACGCCATGGTGCTGACCGAAGACCGCGACGTGAGCGAATGGTACGACACCGCCGCGAAGAACTGCAAGAACGGCAAGGTGCTCGCCAACTGGGTGATTACCGAACTCCTCGCTAAGGTGAAGGAACTCGAAGGCGGCCTCTCTGCCCTCAAGATCAAGCCTGAAGACCTCTGCAAGCTCGTGAACCTGATTGCCGACAACACCATCAACGGAAAGATTGCTAAGACGGTCTTCGCCGAGATGTTTGAAACCGGCAAGGATCCCGAAGCTATCGTGAAGGAAAAGGGCCTGGTGCAGGTGACCGACACCGGTGCCATCGAAGAAGTGGTCCGCGCCGTCTGTGCCGAAAACGCAGCCCAGTTCGCCGAATTCAAGGCTGGCAAGGTTGCTCTGAAGGGCTTCCTCGTGGGTATGACCATGCGCAAGTCCGGTGGCAAGGCCAACCCGGGCCTCGTGAACCAGATCCTCGACAAGCTCGCGAAGGAATAA
- a CDS encoding IMP cyclohydrolase, whose protein sequence is MKYTDEAKLNFKALSNNPYPGRGIVLGESADGKSYVQVYWIMGRSVNSRNRVFEMEAKTGFMKTKAFDESKLTDPHLIIYYPARHTADVQIITNGDQTDTIYNAIKLGGTFESALATRQYEDDAPNFTPRISGIHYKNAQPAVYKLSILKSRNNSEEAGCERMTFEYEKALPGLGHFISTYETDGSPIPSFNGFPKLMPIFDNAEDTLKKYWAALNKDNKVSLMVKWIDKKTFKAKTLIVNKNK, encoded by the coding sequence ATGAAATACACAGACGAAGCAAAACTGAATTTTAAGGCCCTCTCCAATAACCCGTATCCTGGTCGTGGCATTGTGCTCGGCGAAAGCGCCGACGGCAAGTCCTACGTGCAGGTCTACTGGATTATGGGCCGCAGCGTGAACAGCCGTAACCGCGTTTTCGAAATGGAAGCCAAGACCGGCTTCATGAAGACGAAGGCCTTTGACGAATCCAAGCTCACTGACCCGCACCTGATTATCTACTACCCGGCCCGCCACACGGCCGACGTGCAGATCATCACCAACGGTGACCAGACCGATACGATTTATAACGCCATCAAGCTCGGCGGCACCTTCGAAAGCGCTCTCGCTACGCGCCAGTATGAAGATGACGCTCCGAACTTCACGCCGCGCATCTCGGGCATCCATTACAAGAACGCCCAGCCTGCTGTGTACAAGCTCTCCATTCTCAAGAGCCGCAACAACAGCGAAGAAGCCGGCTGCGAACGCATGACGTTTGAATACGAAAAGGCTCTGCCGGGTCTCGGCCACTTCATCAGCACCTACGAAACCGACGGCAGCCCGATTCCGTCTTTCAACGGCTTCCCGAAGCTGATGCCGATTTTCGACAATGCCGAAGACACGCTCAAGAAGTACTGGGCCGCCCTGAACAAGGACAACAAGGTCTCCTTGATGGTCAAGTGGATTGACAAGAAGACTTTCAAGGCAAAGACATTGATTGTCAATAAAAACAAGTAA